The Triticum aestivum cultivar Chinese Spring chromosome 7B, IWGSC CS RefSeq v2.1, whole genome shotgun sequence genome window below encodes:
- the LOC123161464 gene encoding uncharacterized protein, translating to MPHRCAAVLLCGDGLRRPPKYRERRTRVTNIPNFLTDDVAGLAIFVPRETAQADCYMHAGLWKARGTTQSPRCVATGQRKKSNLKKCREELQLHVVGWFRGRSGWARRLICRGRLLGTSDLADGY from the exons ATGCCGCATCGATGTGCCGCCGTCCTTCTCTGTGGGGACGGACTACGTCGACCTCCCAAGTACCGGGAGCGCCGCACCCGCGTCACCAACATCCCCAACTTCCTCACCGACGACGTTGCCGGCCTCGCTATCTTTGTGCCAAGGGAGACCGCGCAGGCTGACTGCTACATGCACGCCGGCTTGTGGAAGGCAAGAGGAACTACACAGTCACCACGCTG TGTTGCAACAGGTCAAAGGAAGAAGTCTAACCTGAAGAAGTGCAGGGAAGAATTACAACTGCATGTGGTCGGCTGGTTCAGGGGACGTTCAGGGTGGGCGCGGCGGCTCATATGCCGGGGCAGGCTCTTGGGCACTAGCGATCTCGCAGACGGATATTAG